TTATTTCCCAGGAGGAGTTCATATAGGGGCAGCAAGTGGTATTAGCCATCATATAGACTCTGCCTTAGTTAGCAAGCAATCAAGTAATCAGGAAGAGgcatttttatgaaaacaaaagtaaaacacaGGTTAATGGTTGGAGCAAATGATAAACCCAGCCTCTGAGTCTCAAATGCTGCCAGTGAGATTTTCAGATGTCAAGCTTGAAGCATCCTCAGATGGAGTGGGAATAGGCAGTGGAAATCAAATGGGTTTTTCCAGTTTATAATTCAAATGTCTCCCatgatctttttgttttttttttttctaagattttatttattgggcagtccgggtggctcagccgtttagtgccgccttccgcccaggaccTGGTCccagagaccagggatcaagtcccacgttgggctccctgcatggagcctgcttctccctctgcctgtgtctctgcctctctctctttttaacttagttaactctctctctctttaactaagttaaaaaaaaaaagattttatttatttaattgacagagcaagagcacaaacggggagtggcagagggagaagcaggctccccgctgagcaggagtctccatcccaggaccccaggaccaagccaaaggcaaacacttaacagactgagtcacgcAGGCGCCCCCTCATGATCTTTTTGAATGACCCATAGAGCAACAGGCACAAAGATTGTCTATGAATGAGTTTTGTGGCAGTTACTCTGAAGCTGACTTCAAGTTGTCCAGCATCAATTTTTAGGgctttaggaaaaaaaggcaGTTTTAGTTAGGAGAATGGAAGCAGACTAGAAACCTTAGCTTGGAGAGCCATAGCCAGATATTTGAGGAAACCAGAATTCAGGACTAGTCTAGTTTATAATAAATAGTATTAATATCTAATATCTACAAAGATGTGTTACTGAAACGCATTTTCTCTATATAGTCACCCTCAGTTTTAAACATAGCCAAATCAAAACTAATTTGtttgtaataaattttttaataaacttggCCTAATTATTTACTCAACAAGAGCAGTGACTGACCATGCAGATTCTTTTAAACTTGTGTtactagaactttttttttttttttttttttttttaaccaggctccatgcctaacGTAGGGCTTGTACTCATGATTTCCTTCGAaggatcaaaagttgcatgcttgggacgcttgggtggcttctccttccctctgctgctccccctgcttgtgttctttctctctctctctctctctcaaataaataaatacaatcttttaaaatttttaaaaagaaaaggagggttACGTGCtttactgactaagccaaccagatACTCCTAGAACTTTTCATAAGGCATCTCTAGATTGAACTTTAAGTAGCCTCTTGAGGCCAAAAGCCAAGCCAAATATTGCCATCAGACTTGCCTTGTGATACCTGTAGATTTGAGTGGATTCCTCTTCTCAAGGTCCCCAAAATATCCTGAGGTTCTTGCACCTGCTGGGAAGCAATATTCTTTACTTACCTGGTAAGACTGCTGAGAACCCTATAAACAAGGGAATCAGACCAACATTTCCAAGGGGCTGTATTGGCTGGCTTCAAAAAGTCAACCTTAATTCCTTAAAATTATCTGGTCGTATGAGTCTATgcatgtctctctcaaatatgatATTTCTGTCAAAGCGTTGAAAATACAACCAGTGTTTCCAAGGTGTCCTCTTATACGGAGAACAGATTTTTATTGaacttatgtaaataattatagatgccatgaaagaaagaacactCACTGAGAGTTTCTGAATTTCAGAGGTTTCAGGTAGGGAGAAAAGTTAAATGTCTCAATTTGTtctcaaaggaatattttattatatttctgtagATCACGGATATAATTAAGAGAAGGCTTCCTTAATCTGAAAGAGCAAACATTAGAGAATCAACAATGTTTTAAATAAGAGTCATAAAAAACTATAATCATCTTTTTTGATCCATTTAGCCTCATGTtattaattcttattttgtttgaATGCAATTTTTTCTAttagttctggaaatttttaTTCAGCTTACATTTatgatcttaaaaatattaaacaactgTATTTGCCAAAAATTCCTTTTGTGAATCTCCTTGAAGACAAAACACATTTTGTAAGAGCATGAGAACAATAACTAGAAAtgacaaaagactcaaaaatgaacatgagggatccctgggtggcgcagcggtttggcccctgcctttggcccagggcgcgatcctggagacccgggatcaattcccacgtcgggctcccggtgcatggagcctgcttctctctctgcctgtgtctctgcctctctctctctctctcactgtgtgcctatcataaataaacaaaaatttaaaaaaaaatgaacatgattAAAAATCTGATATGAGTTCATTATAATATAGCTGGCAAGGAAATCCAGTTATTTCTGATATATAACATTTCAAAAATCATAATATCAAGTGATGATCTAACCCAGGACATAGTAAAACTTTAGGAATTTCATATATCTTCTAGAACAGTTATAGCATTTATCCATAAACTATAACCTAAGATTTATCATTATTTGTTTGACAGTGCTTTCTAAGTAACTTAACATAccaaaaagacttcatttaggaTTTGAATTTCTGggaagtgtatttaaaaaaaaaaaaaaaactaacctcaGAATGTTTTAAAGCATGTGTCTACATAGGATCATAGGTTAttacaaaatttaatatttaattactgCTTAACTAAGGTGGCCATAAGAGATTTTATGGAAGgatatatagttctttttttttttttttttttttttttaggatatatAGTTCTTAGCAAAACTTAGCTCCTTTAATATTGAGAAGATTtagttttgggattttttttgtttggttagtttttttttttttttttttagaagatttagttttttttttttttaaataagcaaagacCTGATAAAAACAACTATGGAAACCTTGTTTTTCTGGGCAAATAGGGAAGAAAAACCACCACcttgtttataatttcttatcaagagcagaccaaTAATCCAAGaaacttttgtctttttattaacagagagaaaagccaaattttaattttatatcagggttttttttaagactttattttctgacaaggagagagagagagagagagcgcacgcgcGCATATacaagcaggctctacactgagcagagagccttactcagggcttgatcccaggaccccaggatcatgacctgacctgaaggcagacacttaaccgactgaaccacccaggctccccttatcagtatacttttaaaattactttattccAATCTTAGTCCTGACcacacataaaattttttttcaaggattcaCCTTCACAAATcttctacaactttcttttttatttagatttcatcCTACATTTTACCTCTCTAAATAACCAGTCTCATTTCaggataaaattattttcttttccatcaacaaaaatgttttttcattccttatatattctaatataccTCATATTTTCCTACATAcagagttgctttttaaaatcattttctagtAGTCTCAGGCATATTTATCAGAATCCTAATTCTGGAAAACTTATTCTTCTGTGAAAACTAATTAGTAACAAATtgtgagtcatgatctcagaattctttagattggcaaatttatgaatatattttataatttctctaaacattttttcttttcatagtacAATCTTTCAATAAGGCACAAAGCATGTTTACCAACTAACTCgaatatctttaatttctctaaataagaagccaaaagcagacaaacaTATTCAGTGGTATTAgtatttcatcttatttggatAAGATTAGATATTCAACGAATTTAAACTTATCATTTAACTTAGCAAAACTTCAAAGTTTTGGGTAACCAATGATTTTTtggaagctatttttttttaatgttttgtttggaagctatttaaaagtttatctgtaaacctttttatttatttgacctaCTTATTCTTAACAATTAACCATAAAAACTTCGtgacaaatacaaaattaacaaCATTTTAAGTCCTCTCCAGCTAAGAGATTGAAACAGAGATaacacaaactttaaaaagtcaggtagagggctcctgggtgactgagcagttgagcatctgtctttggctcagggtgtgatcccagagttctgggatcaagtcccacattaggctccctgggagtagcctgcttctccctctccctatgtctctgctttgtctctgtgtctctcatgaataaataaataaaatcctttaaaataaataaataaataaataaataaataaataaataaataaataataataaataaattcaagtagAACAAAAGTGAGTTATATGTGTAATATTTGACATTGGTAACTCTAAAGGCATGTTTATTTTAGTTAAACCAACAGCCTTGGTTTAGCTTTAATACTGAATATATTACATCTGTATCCCCTGAAAAGTCAGTTTGTTTCCCAATGGTCAATTTCCTTTGGACTTCTGTGGGGAAATCTGAAGTGAGTGGTTTAGTTCAAGGGAGTCCTTGGGCTCCTTCATGTTGATTTGGGAGGTGCTTCAGTTTATTTTAGAATAGGAATCTTAGAATAAAACCCTTAAGGAGGTAGCCCAATAGCTTGGGGTGCCTTTTCCTCCTTGATAGTGAGGGTAGGAGGAGAAGGTGGTAGAGGCACCAGGGATGGCATAGGAGCTGGCCAGGTGGGGTCCAGGGaacaggaggaggcagagacaaaggaagcAGGGGTGCTGCTGGCAAGGCTGGAGGCAAATTTAAAGTTTTggaataacattaaaaaaacaaatctccatCTCCTGCCTCGTTGCATTTCAGCCCTCTAGAAGAGATGGAGGAGCAGGCAGTGGATTGGGCACTGACGCTTGTGCTTGGAGAGCAGGGGTGGATTTAGAATGTCTAGTGGTGGCCTGTCTTCGTCCTCCTCATCCTCATTCAGAGAGGGGTCGTCTCACATTTTTGTTCATCCGTATGTCTTTGGATCATCAGTTAGGTCCCTTCCTGTGATGTGTCTTTATTGTGgaataacataaaaatttgaatttggaGAATTTTATCCCAGATCATGTGAACTTGAAAAGCATTTGGGTGAGTTTTTATCCTTTGAGTTTTAGCATGCCCAATCTTTACAAGTGCTAGCCTTTAAACCAATTAAATCGAGCTCTTCcacaaattaattttagcaaaCCATTGGAAGGTAGAGCAAATATCTTATGTTTACAATGCACATGGAAACCTGTACACAAACAATGATTCAAATGCTTTTAGTCtatgtttcattattatttgtgGAGAGGACATTAGAGACCCAATTTCCAAATATTCCCCTTTTATTAAAACCAACCTAATTATAAGGTGGCATTAAAACTTACAGATCTATTAATTAGTTATTTTCCACTTCCAATTAGAACAAGGTCGGTTGTGTACAAAGATACCAAAAGTTGTAACAACAGACAAACCAAATGAAGCCAGAGCACCTCTGTAATTGTTGGTTCCTCCCCAAAAGCCAGGGACTTCATTGACTGAACCAAATGACTTCCTAATTTCTGGTTATTAGTCTTATAGCTGGCTTTCTCTGTGCACACAAGAAACTAATTCAGACATGTCGAAAGAACCCTATTTGGGCCATGTGAGACTCAGATTATCcttaaattttcccttttaagtACATACTTGCAAGTATAGGCTCATGTGTACTATACATATAGCCTGCCAGAGTTTCTGTGGGTGGCTGCTGGTTCTCTGGGAGTTGTTCTATCCTTTGAAGCACGGTTCTCCTATTTCTTTTAGTTTCAGCTTTATTGTTAGAATAAGGCTTGAATAAAATCTAAGGATATTAAGTGTGGTGGATCAAGAGGGTACTATTCATGGGGGGCACTTTCCCAACAGCTGTGATACACTCTtaggtgtctcagtttttcccagCAAGCTCTAAGACCACCAAGAGGGATCTGGAGCAGTGGATGAGCAATCCTTCTGTCTGCTACCCCAGAGGAGCCATTACCTTACCAGATGGATGGGACCCTAACAGGGCTTGAGGAATATCCTCAGACACTTCTTCTAGTTATTCAGTCACCTGAAAGCAGGACTGGCTTTGGCTGGAAGGGACAAGTGTCCCTTCTCTTCAGAACTGAACGGTTTAGTCTCTCCTACTTCTAGCCAGAAAATTTATTCAAACTTTAATGATATTAGTATAAAGCCAAAGTGAAACAACCAACGCATgaactccccccccaccccgggctatTCCCAGCTACAGAACATTACCaggtagactttattttttttttatgattttatttattcagagagagagagaggcagacacaggcagaggaagaagcaggctccacgcagggagcccgacgtgggacccgatctatggtctccaggatcacgcccccccccccccccccccccgggctgcaggcggcgctaaaccgctgcgccaccggggctgccctccaggtaGTCTTTAGCCACTAGAATAAAAGTCAGGAGCTTCAACTGATTGACGAGTCCGGATACCAGGAGACCTCGGCAGATACACCTGTGAGCACTGAAAAGTCAGAGGGGCAAGAGGGGCACAGGGGTCCGAGCATCGAGTTCCAGGAGGCCCCCACTGTTCTCAGATAAGTTTCTCTGATACTGTGCCTGCTACGCCAGGAACTGCCAACGCCTAACAACAAACCTTTTAGAActgcttaaaaaaagagaaaggaaaggaaaggaaaggaaaggaaaggaaaggaaaggaaaggaaaggaaaggaaaggaaaggaaaggaaaggaaaggaaaaaggaaaggaaaaaggaaaggaaaaaggaaaggaaaaaggaaaggaaaaggaaagggaaaggaaaggaaagagaaaagggggcggggggagagagtTTTATTGGAGCCCAAGTCGGGACAGCGGCCCGGGATACACTATctgcagagagaagagagtgcCCCTGAGAAGGAATGCTTACTACAGGGTTAGATGTGGTTTCTTGTTACATCAAGAGTCACAAAATCACCACGATGAAGGACATTTCAGAAAATCACAAACTTTATCTCAGGCTTTTACTGTGTGCAAGGTTGCAGGCTTCAGAGGTGTGAGAACAGAACGTAGGGAGATCCTTACTCTTATCTGtagtttgaaatgtttcttttaggtCACTTGCTAACAGACGGACAACGTGTGCTCGGGCGGAGAGGGAACCCGTGCTTCAAAGGCTGCTGAAGCCATCGTGACCCCGGTAAGAGCAGAGCTTCCCTGGGAGCGCGGAGCGGGGCCACCGACGCTGCAAGCTGAACCGTTCCTTTATCACCTCTCGGTGCTTGTCTACAGCGCCGAGCCCTCCGGCTGGAGAAGTGCTTATGGCCAGGCCGTCACCGTCCGGGGTTCACCAGGGCCCTCAGCCGGGCCGCCGGCCGCCCGCGCAGTCCCAGTCCGCGGAGCGCAGAGCCCGCTCCGGGGCGGCCCGCGGGCTCGCGGACCGAGCGGAGGCCGGCAGCGGAGGCGGGGTCAgagccggcgggggcggggtcaGAGCCGCGGCGTTGGCCCCGCCCACTGGCGTCGGGTATAAAGCTCCGCCCGTTCGCTGGCGACTCCCAGTCGTCGAAGGAGTGGAGGCGCCGTCGCCATGTCGTTGTCCAAGTCGAACATGGTTCTGGGGTACTGGGATATTCGCGGGGTGAGTGCCGGCTCGACGGCCGAGCCGCTGGGTCGCGGAGGCAGGGGCCCCGCGACCGGACCTCAGGGTGGCGGCCCCCGAGCGGAGCTGAGGCAGCCGGCCGCCGAGGCGATgtcggggcggcggcggggcggcctaACGAGCAACGCGGCGGCGTGCGAGGCGGGATGCCAGGCGGGCAGGGGACgttgggggcggggcgggggcgccgcgcAGGCGCTGACGGGGTCTTCTGCCCCAGCTGGCGCACGCCATCCGCATGCTCCTGGAGTTCACGGATACCTGCTATGAGGAGAGACGGTACACGTGCGGGGAAGGTAATGCGGCCCGcgcgagcccccgccccccgtcgCTGTGCCCAGAGGGGCCCCACGCCTGAGGCGGGTGCGAGGCGGCCCCAGTCACCCGGGAGCGCCGAGCCCCCCGCCGGACGCACAGATGCAGCCTCTTCCAAGCCGCGGTCCCACCGTGTGAGCGGCCCACCGAGTGGGCCCGGAGAGCAGAGGCCACCCTTGGGGGCCCAGGGTGCGAGGTGCTAGATCTCTCCACTCCCCTCAGGCGGGCTGCTAAGGAGGTTGGGGCCCCGCATTCTCTTTCAGCTCCGGACTATGATAAAAGCCAATGGCTGGATGTGAAATTCAAGCTCGACCTGGACTTTCCTAACGTAGGTGGCCTCAGGAGAAGAGGGGTCAGACGGCAAAGCCGTCCAGTATAGCCGTGCCGCTTTCCTCTCTGGGCTAGGGACACCGAGAATGGGGGCTCGGAAGCTGGCTAAGAGAAGTAGAAAGCAAGGGTGCCCGAACTCGAATGGAGAGAAAAAGTTTTCACTAACAGTAACCACTAAAAAAGTTAACAATCCCTTCTATTGTGAATCTAGGTAATAAGTGACGATGCTGATTAGCCATGGCTGTGACTTTGTCACTAGTAGAAATTGAGTATTTTCATATCACATATGTGGCAGATACTgtgcaaaaatattatttacacgCATCATACTTTGAAATTATGATAGTTGTATGCCTTGCCTTGTTATTTAATGCAATAGGCACATATTACTTGATTATGATTTTGTTGCTTTGATGTTTTATAAATTTCGAAAGCATGTAATTTgctttatgcatttaaaaatcttattctgACAAAGGGTCTGTGGTATGCCCGTACACAtgcacagagagattaagaacTCTGGTCTAGAATCAGGTGGGGACCCAATTGCTACATTccacatattttcttcttcctcctagCACAGCATCTTCTCTCTACTTTTCACTTCCTGCAAGTCTCATGTtccccgagagagagagagaggcagggaggcaagAGAGAGTTGGTTGTTCATCTGACATGTCATTTTCCTTCCAGCTGCCCTACCTCATGGATGGTAAGAACAAGATCACCCAGAGTAATGCTATTCCTGCGCTACATCGCTCGCAAGCACAATATGTGTGAGTGGCGtagggccagggagggaggccaggctggcAGTTTTCCTGGAAGTGGATCATTCCAAATGTGATTTCTCATCTTTTGGCATACAGGTGGTGagactgaagaagaaagaattcgAGTGGACATCATGGAGAACCAAATAATGGATTTCCGCATACAGCTGGTACAACTGTGCTACAGTCCTGACCTTGTGAGTTTCCTTAGCAAGCAGGCATTGAGGAGAAGGAGTGTTGAGAACCCAGGGGTTCATCCGCTGCTTCCTGCCACTTCTGCTTTCCCACCAACCCAGTCTGCAGATCTGCAGAATAGGAAAGAACTGTTTTATGGCAGGgaggggggggctgggggggtccATTTGTTATAGGACTCTGGTGttggcccctccccctttctGTCCTGCCACCCCTACTGCAGGCAGTAAGAGGGAGGCACACGGAGAAGGGACCACTGAGTGTCCCCCACTGGCCCATGCCCTGACTAGCTCTGAAGACGCTGACAGCTGTGCTCTTACTCTCTTTATCCTTCTCTCCCAGGAAAAACTGAAGCCTCGGTACTTGGAACAGCTACCTGGACAACTGAAACAGTTCTCCTTGTTCCTGGGGAAATTCTCCTGGTTTGCAGGAGAAAaggtaggaagaaaggaaagaggaaagatgcCTTTCTA
This DNA window, taken from Canis lupus familiaris isolate Mischka breed German Shepherd chromosome 6, alternate assembly UU_Cfam_GSD_1.0, whole genome shotgun sequence, encodes the following:
- the LOC479911 gene encoding LOW QUALITY PROTEIN: glutathione S-transferase Mu 3 isoform X2 (The sequence of the model RefSeq protein was modified relative to this genomic sequence to represent the inferred CDS: deleted 1 base in 1 codon), encoding MSLSKSNMVLGYWDIRGLAHAIRMLLEFTDTCYEERRYTCGEAPDYDKSQWLDVKFKLDLDFPNLPYLMDGKNKITQSNAILRYIARKHNMCGETEEERIRVDIMENQIMDFRIQLVQLCYSPDLEKLKPRYLEQLPGQLKQFSLFLGKFSWFAGEKLTFVDFLTYDVLDQNRMFEPKCLDEFPNLKAFMCRFEALEKIANYMQSDRFLKMPINNKMALWGNKRIC